A genome region from Nocardiopsis exhalans includes the following:
- a CDS encoding sugar phosphate isomerase/epimerase family protein codes for MSPIQVPDAPVVLSSASVYPEKTPAAFEIAAKLGYDGVEVLVSSDPASQDIELLRRLSDYHQMPVTAVHSPCLVLTQRVWGREPWGKLVRSKEMAEALGAKAIVVHPAFRWQREYARDFENGVARMQEETDVVFAVENMYPVRVRDREVVPYAPSWNPLDRDYPDVTLDLSHTAMSGSDAMDMAKRLGNRLSHVHVADGFGGQNLDEHLIPGRGSQPVAELLEHLAGSGYEGQLVLEVSTRKAADRQARMRELAEALAFTRLHFAQGPPASEPRLGRRERIALLRRRPQDPPRRFSVDPKGSVDPKGPVDDEGSVDQG; via the coding sequence GTGAGCCCTATCCAGGTCCCAGACGCGCCCGTGGTCCTCTCGTCGGCGTCGGTCTACCCGGAGAAGACCCCGGCCGCCTTCGAGATCGCCGCGAAGCTGGGGTACGACGGCGTTGAGGTCCTCGTCTCCTCCGACCCGGCCAGCCAGGACATCGAACTCCTCCGGCGCCTCTCCGACTACCACCAGATGCCCGTCACCGCCGTCCACTCGCCCTGTCTCGTGCTGACCCAGCGAGTGTGGGGCCGTGAGCCCTGGGGCAAGCTCGTCCGCTCCAAGGAGATGGCTGAGGCGCTGGGCGCCAAGGCGATCGTGGTGCACCCGGCCTTCCGCTGGCAGCGCGAGTACGCCCGCGACTTCGAGAACGGCGTCGCCCGCATGCAGGAGGAGACCGACGTGGTCTTCGCCGTCGAGAACATGTACCCGGTGCGGGTGCGCGACCGCGAGGTCGTCCCCTACGCGCCGAGCTGGAACCCGCTCGACCGGGACTACCCGGACGTCACCCTCGACCTCTCGCACACCGCCATGTCCGGCTCCGACGCGATGGACATGGCCAAGCGGCTGGGCAACCGCCTCTCCCACGTGCACGTCGCCGACGGTTTCGGCGGCCAGAACCTCGACGAACACCTCATCCCCGGCCGCGGCAGCCAGCCCGTCGCCGAACTGCTCGAACACCTCGCGGGCAGCGGCTACGAGGGGCAGCTGGTTCTGGAGGTGAGCACCCGCAAGGCCGCCGACCGCCAGGCGCGCATGCGCGAACTCGCCGAGGCGCTGGCGTTCACCCGGCTGCACTTCGCGCAGGGCCCGCCCGCCTCCGAACCCCGGCTGGGCCGCCGCGAGCGCATTGCCCTGCTGCGCAGGCGCCCCCAGGACCCGCCCCGGCGCTTCTCGGTGGACCCCAAGGGATCGGTGGACCCCAAGGGGCCGGTCGACGACGAGGGGTCGGTCGACCAGGGCTGA
- the proC gene encoding pyrroline-5-carboxylate reductase, with product MIAIIGAGKMGEALLAGLLAKGHAPEGVLVTEPRAEHAAELRGRYGVETVPAADAAKRADTLLLALKPQDMLALLDDIAPHLSRGHLVISVAAGLTTVVLESHLPSGVPVVRAMPNTPALMGQGMTAVSGGAHTEAAHLDRAEELLGTVGEVLRVGEQHMDTVTAISGSGPAYFYFIAETMIEAGVAMGMPRVTAQRLVGQTITGAAAMLDGSGEHPVVLREAVTSPGGTTAAALRELERHGVRTAFTDAIEAARDRSRALSES from the coding sequence ATGATCGCGATCATCGGTGCAGGAAAGATGGGCGAGGCACTGCTCGCCGGGCTACTGGCCAAGGGCCACGCTCCGGAGGGCGTGCTCGTCACCGAGCCGCGTGCGGAACACGCGGCGGAGCTGCGCGGCCGCTACGGGGTCGAGACGGTCCCGGCGGCGGACGCCGCCAAGCGCGCGGACACTCTGCTGCTGGCCCTCAAGCCGCAGGACATGCTCGCCCTGCTGGACGACATCGCCCCGCACCTGTCCCGGGGCCACCTGGTCATCTCGGTGGCCGCCGGGCTGACCACGGTCGTCCTGGAGAGCCACCTGCCCTCCGGGGTGCCGGTCGTGCGGGCGATGCCCAACACCCCGGCGCTCATGGGCCAGGGGATGACCGCCGTCTCCGGCGGCGCGCACACCGAGGCCGCGCACCTGGACCGCGCAGAGGAGCTCCTGGGCACGGTGGGCGAGGTGCTGCGGGTCGGCGAACAGCACATGGACACGGTCACCGCCATCTCCGGCAGCGGACCGGCCTACTTCTACTTCATCGCCGAGACCATGATCGAGGCCGGTGTCGCGATGGGTATGCCCCGTGTCACAGCACAGCGGCTGGTCGGGCAGACGATCACCGGCGCCGCGGCCATGCTCGACGGGTCGGGGGAGCACCCGGTGGTGCTGCGCGAGGCCGTCACCTCGCCGGGCGGGACCACCGCCGCAGCCCTGCGCGAGCTGGAACGACACGGGGTGCGGACCGCCTTCACGGACGCCATCGAGGCGGCCCGGGACCGGAGTCGGGCGCTCTCCGAGAGTTGA
- a CDS encoding DUF1109 domain-containing protein encodes MPPGGPPPPGGPGGPGQFSGPPPPLPPLGLFKSKVGRRAALLNLSGVGAGFFHLRSWVFFGINLAGTIGLLVAAAIMDAADNLLTWAPVLLAWVLLTVVVGLFVGRQHERRQMSRGEQPVVKGKPVVLAACLVVVMILSLVGVWQTGEWRLRVADAAHARGDCDTAIDVYGQVESGFQLSMSPSLMNKARAGSEACHLLDRAQRDVASESYDHAIDSYIEYFEHDASRWEDTDGSVAEIHFNYAGQLATEAEQLYSSAATDEEFEEAREAYRQAQETYSFVAEDFSDTPSASDVPTALTELYDETTADYAGENWCAAFDQIGIFDDLDWDAAPGVAERIEEERPDSALNCGWAQIDSGDLEDAEETVAYLEANYPDYDVDGIEELERYVGAAYIEREMDQATLIASNDIEGSPYETGGGDKVSIQYVNYTDDEMRFLYLGPDGAHGEVTIDPCDDCDTSAPPSSTSCLDDPNAMDLELDPGKYRVLIGSTGGSIFDRPLEGEVDMKAGDVYADCIYISSD; translated from the coding sequence ATGCCCCCCGGCGGTCCGCCGCCTCCCGGTGGCCCCGGTGGCCCCGGCCAGTTCAGCGGCCCGCCGCCGCCCCTGCCCCCGCTCGGCCTCTTCAAGTCCAAGGTGGGGCGGCGCGCCGCGCTGCTGAACCTGTCCGGTGTCGGCGCGGGCTTCTTCCACCTGCGCAGCTGGGTGTTCTTCGGGATCAACCTGGCCGGCACCATCGGACTGCTGGTCGCCGCCGCCATCATGGACGCGGCCGACAACCTGCTCACCTGGGCCCCGGTCCTGCTGGCCTGGGTCCTGCTCACCGTCGTCGTCGGCCTCTTCGTGGGCCGCCAGCACGAACGCCGCCAGATGTCACGGGGCGAACAGCCTGTGGTCAAGGGCAAGCCGGTCGTTCTCGCGGCCTGTCTCGTCGTGGTCATGATCCTCTCGCTCGTCGGCGTGTGGCAGACCGGCGAGTGGCGTCTGCGGGTCGCCGACGCCGCGCACGCCCGGGGCGACTGCGACACCGCGATCGACGTCTACGGGCAGGTCGAGAGCGGCTTCCAGCTCTCCATGTCGCCGTCGCTGATGAACAAGGCCCGCGCCGGCAGCGAGGCCTGCCACCTGCTGGACCGCGCCCAGCGCGACGTGGCCAGTGAGAGCTACGACCACGCGATCGACTCTTACATCGAGTACTTCGAGCACGACGCCTCCCGCTGGGAGGACACCGACGGCAGCGTCGCCGAGATCCACTTCAACTACGCCGGTCAGCTCGCCACCGAGGCGGAGCAGCTCTACAGCAGCGCCGCGACCGACGAGGAGTTCGAGGAGGCCAGGGAGGCCTATCGCCAGGCCCAGGAGACCTACTCCTTCGTGGCCGAGGACTTCTCCGACACCCCGTCCGCCTCGGACGTGCCCACCGCGCTGACCGAGCTCTACGACGAGACCACCGCTGACTACGCCGGCGAGAACTGGTGTGCGGCCTTCGACCAGATCGGGATCTTCGACGACCTCGACTGGGACGCCGCCCCCGGGGTCGCCGAGCGCATCGAGGAGGAACGCCCGGACTCGGCCCTCAACTGCGGTTGGGCCCAGATCGACTCCGGTGACCTCGAGGACGCGGAGGAGACCGTCGCCTACCTCGAGGCCAACTACCCCGACTACGACGTCGACGGCATCGAGGAGCTGGAGCGGTACGTCGGCGCCGCGTACATCGAACGGGAGATGGACCAGGCGACCCTGATCGCCAGCAACGACATCGAAGGGTCTCCCTACGAGACCGGTGGCGGTGACAAGGTCTCCATCCAGTACGTCAACTACACCGACGACGAGATGCGCTTCCTCTACCTGGGACCGGACGGGGCGCACGGCGAGGTCACCATCGATCCCTGCGACGACTGCGACACCTCCGCCCCGCCCAGCAGCACGTCCTGCCTGGACGACCCCAACGCCATGGACCTGGAGCTGGACCCGGGCAAGTACCGGGTGCTGATCGGCTCGACCGGCGGCAGCATCTTCGACCGCCCCCTGGAGGGGGAAGTCGACATGAAGGCCGGTGACGTCTACGCGGACTGCATCTACATCAGTTCGGACTGA
- a CDS encoding acetoin utilization protein AcuC, translating to MAWDDGLTAYDFGPQHPMAPIRVELTMALSRELGVFDGPGAGLLDVEPASDELLSLVHDPAYIKAVKRAGRTLEPDDAHMLGTLDNPVFRDMHEASALISGASVAAAKAVWTGQSAHAANIAGGLHHAMHGNAWGFCVYNDPALAIAWLLEQGAKRVAYVDIDVHHGDGVQNAFYDDPRVLTISLHESPVTLFPGTGHASEVGGPKAEGYAVNVALPAGTGDTGWHRAFDAVVPPLLHEFQPEILVTQQGCDTHALDPLANLTLSVDGQRRAYEELHKLARKTAGGRWLLFGGGGYGLVHVVPRAWTHLLAEAAGAPIDPDRETPQGWRDFVRQRTGELAPLYMTDGRGVSFTPFEQGYDPGDPVDRAIHATRTAVFPSHGIDPTL from the coding sequence GTGGCATGGGACGACGGACTCACCGCCTACGACTTCGGGCCGCAGCACCCGATGGCGCCGATCCGGGTCGAGCTGACCATGGCGCTCAGCCGTGAACTCGGCGTCTTCGACGGGCCGGGGGCCGGCCTCCTGGATGTGGAGCCCGCCTCCGACGAACTCCTCTCCCTGGTGCACGACCCCGCCTACATCAAGGCGGTCAAACGGGCCGGGCGGACCCTGGAGCCCGACGACGCCCACATGCTCGGGACCCTGGACAACCCCGTGTTCCGCGACATGCACGAGGCCTCTGCCCTGATCTCCGGCGCCTCGGTGGCCGCCGCGAAGGCCGTGTGGACCGGGCAGAGCGCGCACGCCGCCAACATCGCGGGCGGCCTCCACCACGCCATGCACGGCAACGCGTGGGGCTTCTGCGTCTACAACGACCCGGCGCTGGCCATCGCCTGGCTCCTGGAACAGGGCGCCAAGCGCGTCGCCTACGTCGACATCGACGTCCACCACGGCGACGGCGTCCAGAACGCCTTCTACGACGACCCCCGGGTGCTGACCATCAGCCTCCACGAGTCACCGGTGACCCTGTTCCCCGGTACCGGGCACGCCTCGGAGGTCGGCGGCCCGAAGGCGGAGGGGTACGCGGTCAACGTCGCCCTGCCGGCCGGGACCGGCGACACCGGCTGGCACCGCGCCTTCGACGCGGTCGTCCCGCCGCTGCTGCACGAGTTCCAGCCCGAGATCCTGGTGACCCAGCAGGGCTGTGACACCCACGCCCTCGATCCCCTGGCCAACCTCACGCTCAGCGTGGACGGCCAGCGCCGGGCCTACGAGGAGCTGCACAAGCTGGCGCGCAAGACCGCGGGCGGGCGCTGGCTGCTGTTCGGGGGCGGCGGCTACGGCCTCGTCCACGTGGTGCCCCGGGCCTGGACCCACCTGCTGGCCGAGGCCGCGGGCGCGCCCATCGACCCGGACCGCGAGACCCCGCAGGGGTGGCGCGACTTCGTGCGTCAGCGCACCGGCGAGCTGGCCCCGCTCTACATGACCGACGGCCGCGGGGTCTCCTTCACCCCGTTCGAGCAGGGCTACGACCCCGGCGACCCGGTCGACAGGGCCATCCACGCCACCCGAACCGCCGTCTTTCCCAGCCACGGGATCGACCCCACCCTCTAG
- a CDS encoding phosphatase, translated as MTPPTRAELITYLVRTGIAGHVDTPRQNNLRHYRRLVQKDPYHQFGLTFSHDWTVSEVLALMNKRCGVVGDEEYVWGIDTIDPDRTIDALEALADRLALAADRRESVMFATGHPRNLRETYQAWKDALVRRGCTVVTAAGGYSYEVTTERPPNRRIVVWKGDVALVTDGHLPRHSHHPFAMRAILGELSGRGEPWPQLVIADHGYAGAAGEAGVPTVGFADCNDPALFLAEHEGKLLVTVPLDDGYLPEDYAPLRDYVLARAGLL; from the coding sequence GTGACGCCGCCGACACGCGCTGAACTCATCACCTATCTGGTTCGCACGGGGATCGCGGGGCACGTGGACACCCCACGGCAGAACAACCTGCGTCACTACCGGAGGCTCGTGCAGAAGGACCCGTACCACCAGTTCGGGCTGACCTTCTCCCACGACTGGACCGTCTCCGAGGTCCTCGCCCTGATGAACAAGCGCTGCGGTGTGGTGGGCGACGAGGAGTACGTCTGGGGGATCGACACGATCGACCCCGACCGGACCATCGACGCCCTGGAGGCCCTCGCCGACCGGCTGGCGCTGGCGGCCGATCGCCGGGAGAGCGTCATGTTCGCCACCGGCCACCCCCGCAACCTCCGGGAGACCTACCAAGCCTGGAAGGACGCCCTGGTCCGACGCGGCTGCACGGTCGTCACCGCGGCCGGCGGCTACTCCTACGAGGTGACCACGGAACGGCCCCCCAACCGCCGGATCGTGGTGTGGAAGGGCGACGTCGCCCTGGTGACGGACGGGCACCTTCCCCGGCACAGCCACCACCCCTTCGCCATGCGGGCGATTCTCGGCGAGCTCTCCGGGCGGGGCGAGCCATGGCCGCAGTTGGTCATCGCCGACCACGGATACGCGGGTGCGGCGGGGGAGGCGGGGGTTCCCACGGTGGGCTTCGCCGACTGCAACGACCCCGCGCTGTTCCTCGCCGAACACGAGGGGAAACTACTGGTCACGGTGCCTTTGGACGATGGTTATCTGCCGGAGGACTACGCCCCGCTGCGCGATTACGTTCTGGCCAGAGCGGGCCTTCTTTGA
- a CDS encoding helix-turn-helix domain-containing protein: protein MNGSKPPLEEVRFLTVAEVATIMRVSKMTVYRMVHSGVLPAIRVGRSYRVPERAVHDYLREAFVEAG, encoded by the coding sequence ATGAACGGGAGCAAGCCGCCTCTCGAAGAGGTCAGGTTCCTGACCGTGGCGGAGGTCGCCACGATCATGCGTGTGTCCAAGATGACCGTTTACCGAATGGTGCACTCGGGAGTTCTCCCCGCGATTCGTGTGGGGCGTTCCTACCGGGTCCCCGAACGTGCCGTGCACGACTACCTCCGCGAGGCTTTCGTCGAGGCTGGTTGA
- a CDS encoding TlpA family protein disulfide reductase, giving the protein MPCTSTGTRRRRAVPRLSAALAAVLALSACAGGTEIQTGGEEDRFISGDGSATVFEAGERDAAPATTGTTFDGDELSLSDYEGEILVLNVWASWCGPCRAEQPVLDEVHAEYGDFGVDFLGVNIKDNETAAIAYTNSKGVLYPSLYDQPGEIPQAFRGTVPPRAIPSTLVIDPDGNIAARVIGPTTYGQLTGLLDPLVVEFDFGDPEDRPRVSEKEGYGEDAEDSDDADADDSGDSGDAYADGDDD; this is encoded by the coding sequence ATGCCCTGTACCAGCACAGGTACGCGACGCCGCCGTGCCGTGCCGCGCCTGTCGGCCGCACTGGCCGCCGTCCTCGCCCTGTCGGCCTGCGCCGGGGGCACCGAGATCCAGACCGGCGGCGAAGAGGACCGGTTCATCTCCGGCGACGGCAGCGCCACCGTCTTCGAGGCGGGGGAGCGCGACGCCGCCCCGGCGACCACCGGGACCACCTTCGACGGTGACGAGCTCTCCCTGAGTGACTACGAGGGCGAGATCCTCGTGCTCAACGTGTGGGCCAGCTGGTGCGGACCCTGCCGGGCCGAGCAGCCCGTCCTGGACGAGGTGCACGCCGAGTACGGCGACTTCGGTGTGGACTTCCTCGGCGTGAACATCAAGGACAACGAGACCGCCGCGATCGCCTACACGAACAGCAAGGGCGTGCTCTACCCGAGCCTGTACGACCAGCCCGGCGAGATCCCGCAGGCCTTCCGGGGCACGGTGCCGCCGCGCGCGATCCCCAGCACCCTGGTCATCGACCCGGACGGCAACATCGCCGCCCGGGTCATCGGCCCCACCACCTACGGGCAGCTCACCGGCCTCCTCGACCCGCTGGTAGTGGAGTTCGACTTCGGTGACCCCGAGGACCGCCCCCGAGTCTCCGAGAAGGAGGGCTACGGCGAGGACGCCGAGGATTCGGATGACGCCGACGCTGACGACTCGGGCGATTCCGGTGACGCCTACGCGGACGGGGACGACGACTGA
- a CDS encoding cytochrome c biogenesis CcdA family protein, giving the protein MDPIGATVLTGSLLLAAPLALAAGLVSFLSPCVLPLVPGYLSYVSGMSGSHVRECQAEAAKSQGGEGGASTGAATSTVADIDAELAQRRWTMVTGSILFIAGFSLVFIAVGGFIGWLGDVLMDYTDPITRVLGALTIVLGLAFMGLMPGFGREFRFHRLPRAGLAGAPLLGVLFGLGWTPCIGPTLAAVQTLAFIEGGAGRGMLLSLIYCVGLGLPFIVASLLYRRSLNAFGWLKRHTRTVTVIGGVMLVLVGLTMVTGLWTQMTIAMQGWAANFTTVI; this is encoded by the coding sequence ATGGATCCTATCGGCGCCACCGTCCTGACCGGTTCCCTCCTGCTCGCCGCGCCCCTGGCCCTGGCCGCCGGCCTGGTCTCCTTCCTCTCCCCGTGCGTGCTCCCCCTGGTGCCCGGCTACCTGTCCTACGTCTCCGGCATGAGCGGCTCCCACGTGCGTGAGTGTCAGGCCGAGGCGGCCAAGAGCCAAGGCGGAGAAGGCGGTGCGTCCACCGGCGCGGCCACCAGCACGGTCGCCGACATCGACGCCGAACTCGCCCAGCGCCGCTGGACGATGGTCACCGGCAGCATCCTGTTCATCGCCGGGTTCAGCCTCGTGTTCATCGCGGTGGGCGGGTTCATCGGCTGGCTCGGCGACGTCCTCATGGACTACACCGACCCCATCACCCGGGTGCTCGGTGCGCTCACGATCGTCCTCGGTCTGGCCTTCATGGGCCTCATGCCGGGGTTCGGCCGCGAGTTCCGCTTCCACCGGCTACCCCGTGCCGGACTGGCCGGGGCGCCCCTGCTCGGTGTGCTGTTCGGCCTGGGCTGGACCCCGTGCATCGGACCGACCCTGGCCGCGGTTCAGACGCTCGCCTTCATCGAGGGCGGCGCGGGCCGGGGTATGCTCCTGTCACTCATCTACTGCGTCGGGCTGGGCCTGCCGTTCATCGTCGCCTCGCTGCTGTACCGGCGGTCGCTGAACGCGTTCGGGTGGCTCAAGCGCCACACCCGGACCGTCACGGTGATCGGCGGCGTCATGCTCGTCCTGGTCGGCCTGACCATGGTCACCGGCCTGTGGACGCAGATGACCATCGCCATGCAGGGCTGGGCCGCCAACTTCACGACGGTGATCTGA
- the resB gene encoding cytochrome c biogenesis protein ResB, producing MTTSTSGNPDNTTEGQSSAAQPSAAQHSGAAKGPKGLGLAGWGRWIWRTLTSMRTALILLFLLAVGAIPGSILPQNVVSVDEVATYFRENPELAPWLDRFYLFDVFSSPWYAAIYLLLFVSLAGCVIPRALVHAKAVRARPVTTPRNLGRMPYVARFSTDAAPETALEQARKVLKGYRVEKYGDSVSAETGYLREVGNVLFHFALLALLLALAAGSFFGYRGNMLIVEGDGFANTLPSYDAIYPGHWTDTDEFAPFTMYLEEFEPTFIEEGSLRGQAESFVADIRYRAGADAPEQQHTLEVNHPLSVNGVQVYLLGHGYAPEFQVRNAEGDLVFDQAVPFLHRETMTYISDGVVKVPDTGGEELGFVGVFLPTAMEDPEGELVSAFPGVQNPMVTVEAYKGDLGMVEPQSVYQLQTAGMEHIGESPVLAVGETWELPDGSGSITFTGVKDFVSLQSNRDAARLPALGAATAAVAGLLLTLFVRPRRVWVRATEGEDGRTRVELAGLGKTEAAGDNTEFHEITKQLAGRLRNESDDNPHTPSDPSESTTKGSDR from the coding sequence TTGACCACGAGCACGTCCGGGAACCCGGACAACACGACCGAGGGCCAGTCCTCCGCTGCACAGCCCTCCGCCGCGCAGCACTCCGGGGCCGCCAAGGGCCCCAAGGGCCTGGGCCTCGCGGGCTGGGGGCGCTGGATCTGGCGCACCCTCACCTCGATGCGCACCGCCCTGATCCTGCTGTTCCTGCTGGCGGTCGGTGCCATTCCCGGCTCGATCCTGCCGCAGAACGTGGTCAGCGTCGACGAGGTGGCCACCTACTTCCGAGAGAACCCGGAACTGGCGCCCTGGCTGGACCGCTTCTACCTCTTCGACGTCTTCTCATCGCCCTGGTACGCCGCGATTTACCTGCTGCTCTTCGTCTCCCTGGCCGGGTGCGTGATCCCGCGTGCCCTGGTGCACGCCAAGGCGGTCCGGGCACGTCCCGTGACCACCCCGCGCAACCTGGGCCGGATGCCCTACGTGGCCCGGTTCAGCACCGACGCCGCACCCGAGACCGCTCTGGAGCAGGCCCGCAAGGTCCTCAAGGGGTACCGGGTCGAGAAGTACGGCGACTCGGTCTCCGCCGAGACCGGCTACCTGCGCGAGGTAGGGAACGTGCTGTTCCACTTCGCGCTCCTGGCCCTGCTGCTCGCCCTAGCCGCCGGATCCTTCTTCGGCTACCGCGGCAACATGCTCATCGTCGAGGGCGACGGCTTCGCCAACACCCTGCCGTCCTACGACGCCATCTACCCCGGGCACTGGACCGATACCGACGAGTTCGCGCCCTTCACGATGTATCTCGAGGAGTTCGAACCCACCTTCATCGAGGAGGGTTCACTGCGGGGGCAGGCGGAGTCGTTCGTGGCCGACATCCGCTACCGGGCAGGGGCGGATGCCCCCGAGCAGCAGCACACGCTGGAGGTCAACCACCCGCTGAGTGTGAACGGTGTCCAGGTCTATCTGCTGGGCCACGGCTACGCTCCGGAGTTCCAGGTCCGCAACGCCGAGGGCGACCTCGTCTTCGACCAGGCGGTCCCGTTCCTGCACCGCGAGACCATGACCTATATCTCCGACGGTGTGGTCAAGGTTCCGGACACCGGCGGCGAGGAGCTCGGTTTCGTCGGGGTCTTCCTGCCCACCGCCATGGAGGACCCTGAGGGCGAGTTGGTCTCGGCCTTTCCCGGAGTGCAGAACCCGATGGTGACCGTGGAGGCCTACAAGGGTGACCTGGGCATGGTCGAGCCGCAGTCGGTCTACCAGCTGCAGACCGCCGGCATGGAGCACATCGGGGAGTCCCCGGTGCTCGCGGTGGGTGAGACCTGGGAGCTGCCGGACGGTTCGGGGTCGATCACCTTCACCGGGGTCAAGGACTTCGTCTCCTTGCAGAGCAATCGGGACGCCGCCCGTCTACCAGCCCTGGGCGCGGCCACCGCGGCCGTCGCCGGTCTGCTCCTCACCCTGTTCGTGCGCCCCCGCCGGGTGTGGGTACGCGCCACCGAGGGCGAGGACGGACGCACCCGCGTGGAACTGGCCGGACTCGGCAAGACCGAGGCGGCCGGGGACAACACCGAGTTCCACGAGATCACCAAGCAGCTAGCCGGACGGCTCCGGAACGAGTCGGACGACAACCCCCACACACCATCCGACCCGTCAGAGTCGACGACAAAAGGGAGTGACCGGTGA
- the ccsB gene encoding c-type cytochrome biogenesis protein CcsB, producing MTYTLAGPVDEAMASASDTLIIAMIVTYAAALFLFAIEAAYGRRTKLKAGRLMPVGAGAAEGADDDIEVNVRTTEGEAQASQSVLGKIALGVTALGFLFGVAQIITRGLAAGRWPWGNMFEFIVAMCLVAVGGLLYASWRYQARFLGAFVLVPTLILLGIGVRWLYVDPGPLIPALQSYWVPIHVTALIIAGGAFMVSGVAGITYLVAHRAEAKKALGEKVAGIAGRLPSSELLDRISHRFILFAFPLWTFGVIAGSIWADEAWGRYWGWDPKEVWSFISWVIYAAYLHARATGGWRGPKATWINVIGFLTVMFNFFAVNYMFSGLHSYA from the coding sequence GTGACGTACACACTCGCCGGACCGGTGGACGAGGCCATGGCGTCGGCCAGTGACACGCTGATCATCGCGATGATCGTGACGTATGCGGCCGCATTGTTCCTCTTCGCCATCGAGGCCGCCTACGGACGACGCACCAAGCTCAAGGCCGGCCGCCTCATGCCCGTGGGCGCGGGGGCCGCCGAGGGCGCGGACGACGACATCGAGGTCAACGTCCGCACCACCGAGGGCGAGGCCCAGGCCTCCCAGAGCGTGCTCGGCAAGATCGCCCTGGGCGTGACCGCGCTCGGCTTCCTGTTCGGCGTCGCGCAGATCATCACCCGAGGACTCGCCGCGGGCCGCTGGCCCTGGGGCAACATGTTCGAGTTCATCGTGGCGATGTGCCTGGTGGCCGTCGGCGGTCTGCTCTACGCCTCCTGGCGCTACCAGGCCCGTTTCCTCGGCGCCTTCGTCCTGGTTCCGACGCTGATCCTGCTGGGCATCGGCGTGCGCTGGCTGTACGTCGACCCGGGCCCGCTGATCCCGGCCCTGCAGTCTTACTGGGTGCCCATCCACGTGACCGCGTTGATCATCGCGGGCGGCGCGTTCATGGTCTCCGGCGTCGCGGGCATCACCTACCTCGTGGCGCACCGGGCCGAGGCGAAGAAGGCCCTGGGCGAGAAGGTCGCCGGTATCGCCGGGCGCCTGCCCAGCTCCGAGCTGCTCGACCGCATCTCGCACCGCTTCATCCTCTTCGCCTTCCCGCTGTGGACCTTCGGCGTCATCGCCGGTTCCATCTGGGCCGACGAGGCCTGGGGTCGCTACTGGGGCTGGGACCCCAAGGAGGTCTGGTCCTTCATCTCCTGGGTCATCTACGCGGCCTACCTGCACGCCCGCGCCACCGGCGGCTGGCGCGGCCCCAAGGCGACGTGGATCAACGTGATCGGCTTCCTGACCGTCATGTTCAACTTCTTCGCCGTGAACTACATGTTCAGCGGCCTGCACTCCTACGCCTAA